The following are encoded in a window of Salmo trutta chromosome 9, fSalTru1.1, whole genome shotgun sequence genomic DNA:
- the LOC115200230 gene encoding LOW QUALITY PROTEIN: mitochondrial sodium/calcium exchanger protein (The sequence of the model RefSeq protein was modified relative to this genomic sequence to represent the inferred CDS: inserted 1 base in 1 codon), translated as MKSRVVFIAMLLLLCFQCIYGLGSGESGTAVVPSPDRSSDGADLRSSVSTMVGTHFAMFHQENTDKCAVVMNLSAVDRCAFVKTTPDCSMEDSFINYLKMTFCLLPPDLTPLTITLCIIWLLFLFIVLGLTASKFFCPNLSAISSTLRLTHNVAGVTFLALGNGAPDVFSATVAFSRPHTAGLAIGALFGAGIFVTTVVAGAVSLVKPFTVASRPFLRDVIFYMAAVFWTVVILYRGTISLGETLGYLGLYVVYVITVIASAYIYSHQKHSATRSSIQSSTHVPEFQSSESDDEGILISNSSIQEDYDSEYCPLLPYCESTSSILLSSLXPVDSRIWRRKSWRWRAIKILKMPLEVLLLLTVPVVDPDKEDRNWRRPLNCLHLTTAPLVCVLTFRSGEYGMYRIEDQFPVWALTLLFGLFLSAIVFLTTTNNHPPPYHSLFSLLGFVVSAIWISAAALEVVSILHMLGVVFSLSNNLLGLTLLAWGNSIGDSFSDVTIARQGYPQMAISACFGGIIFNMLIGVGIGCLMQMFNNEPVVTFEPAGLLTWVLAGSLGLSLALSFIQVPLRCFHMGRSYGIFLLLFYTVFLLVALLTEFGFIHT; from the exons ATGAAATCTCGGGTAGTTTTTATCGCCATGTTGCTGCTGTTGTGCTTTCAATGTATTTATGGCTTAGGCTCTGGAGAGTCTGGTACCGCGGTAGTTCCGTCTCCAGATCGATCCTCTGACGGTGCTGACCTGCGCTCGTCCGTGAGTACTATGGTGGGCACGCACTTCGCGATGTTCCATCAGGAAAACACAGACAAG TGTGCCGTAGTGATGAACCTGAGTGCTGTTGATCGCTGTGCATTTGTGAAGACCACCCCAGACTGCAGTATGGAAGACAGCTTCATCAACTACCTCAAGATGACCTTCTGTCTACTACCACCCGACCTCACACCCCTCACCATCACActctgt ATTATTTGGTTGTTGTTCTTGTTCATAGTTCTGGGACTGACTGCATCAAAGTT CTTCTGTCCCAACCTCTCAGCCATCTCCTCCACCCTTCGACTCACACACAACGTGGCT GGTGTGACGTTCCTGGCGCTAGGTAACGGAGCCCCAGATGTCTTCAGTGCTACAGTGGCCTTCTCCCGTCCACACACTGCTGGCCTGGCTATAGGAGCACTGTTTG GAGCGGGTATCTTCGTAACCACTGTGGTTGCCGGGGCTGTGTCATTGGTCAAACCCTTCACTGTGGCGTCCCGCCCCTTCCTGCGTGATGTCATCTTCTACATGGCTGCTGTCTTCTGGACCGTCGTCATCCTCTACAGAGGAACTATATCACTGGGAGAGACActgg GGTACCTGGGGCTATATGTGGTGTATGTGATAACAGTCATCGCGAGTGCCTACATCTACAGTCATCAGAAACACTCAGCGACCAGAAGTTCCATCCAGAGCTCAACACAtgtaccag AGTTCCAGTCGTCTGAGTCCGATGATGAGGGAATTCTTATATCTAATAGCAGCATCCAGGAAGACTATG ACAGTGAGTACTGTCCCCTGCTGCCCTACTGTGAATCAACCAGTTCCATCCTGTTGAGTTCTC ACCCGGTGGACAGCAGGATCTGGAGGAGGAAGTCCTGGCGCTGGAGGGCCATCAAAATACTAAAG ATGCCACTagaggtgctgctgctgctgactgTTCCAGTGGTGGATCCTGATAAAGAAGACAGGAACTGGAGAAGACCATTAAACTGCCTCCACCTCACCACcgcaccactggtgtgtgtgctCACCTTCCGTTCTGGAGAGT aCGGGATGTATCGGATCGAGGATCAGTTTCCTGTCTGGGCGTTGACGTTGCTCTTTGGCCTCTTCCTCTCCGCCATAGTCTtcctcaccaccaccaacaaccaccCCCCGCCATACCACTCA ctgttctctctgctgggcTTTGTGGTGAGTGCGATATGGATCAGTGCTGCGGCCTTGGAGGTGGTCAGTATCCTGCACATGCTCGGTGTGGTCTTTAGTCTGTCCAACAATTTACTGGGTCTCACACTGCTGGCCTGGGGAAACAGCATAGGGG ATAGTTTTTCTGACGTCACCATCGCTCGTCAGGGCTACCCTCAGATGGCAATATCAGCCTGCTTTGGGGGAATCATCTTTA ACATGCTTATTGGAGTGGGCATTGGCTGTCTGATGCAGATGTTTAACAACGAGCCAGTGGTGACA tTTGAACCAGCGGGTTTGTTGACCTGGGTTCTAGCAggttctctgggtctctctctggccctctcctTCATCCAAGTTCCTCTGCGCTGTTTCCACATGGGCCGGTCCTATGGAATCTTCCTCCTGCTCTTCTACACGGTCTTCCTCTTGGTTGCGCTGCTCACTGAGTTTGGCTTTATCCACACCTGA